One Eremothecium cymbalariae DBVPG#7215 chromosome 2, complete sequence DNA window includes the following coding sequences:
- the SPO21 gene encoding Spo21p (similar to Ashbya gossypii AFR604C), which produces MSLLEQPRSLGTKLKDPTSHPFSISNYTVHDDSEITTSDDDGSSYSSSSDRLDELEQAPVLTIPTPVSEKSAATWFAGRSKSSGVVDDIKSSDAHPVVLTSFRKSISSFFRRDSNVSANSDVDGDSESKSTKSIENMKKKHPPELKSWTKWRGKHFHRKDGIVTEPEPELERDREINEWEKETSLDTTDIGKIDVTGNDADTYMTDYELNVKKHEVNYAKLTRIDIKDLYPDVISLGQDADEEDAYQDDDDDSDVSSIEAQSKKLKVKFVEKLIIPDKNRNTNSKKLFPDMTYQPMLTEQITMQPSDEVRDIEAPPDIIQRVDNSYVPTACLEAANKGDSSTLSNDEPYDSMIYNFIYESPNAKNKSIDLWQVDHHSVTFGKFSEIIQILNGDTSRIRFRDSLVEILDYTLSLTAQKAELLKKLETTINCLEDKNAHDAISKNALEREVAQLHENINEVHHELESKKEELLKLSEQFSNEKLKADLYKRELGEVTNKLHEKEQELSLLQDEWSVERQQLVKDQIQANQSFNAWQQKCEEVKKEFNMLNVKWKNIQFDYSRIEAEKKALDEKFHSTVASLTEKESSERQLVDENHRLEAAVKTKVEQLERTVSGNKQLQADCRRERNKLNDLKTDYASLKEYVNLIECFKNQSLHFVLQFIVNFRQVIDNKDFADVQHLVDRFSKTKMWTPKFSKSNNENSAEEELLKNIENQQLIANMYQETLKGILYMVTNKFIEGQRANKFLTQQLIILRKELSEKDDFIKRILADTNELTSKLDQKREQVLLLEETQKQIQTKIHRLERKLGKNSK; this is translated from the coding sequence ATGTCGCTGTTGGAACAACCAAGGTCATTAGGCacaaaattaaaagatCCAACTTCACATCCCTTCAGTATTTCCAATTACACAGTTCATGATGATTCTGAAATAACAACgagtgatgatgatgggaGCTCTTATTCGTCAAGTAGCGATCGGTTAGACGAATTGGAACAGGCACCTGTGTTGACAATTCCCACCCCAGTGTCTGAAAAATCTGCGGCGACATGGTTTGCTGGTAGATCCAAATCATCAGGGGTTGTTGACGACATAAAGTCGTCGGATGCGCATCCGGTTGTACTAACTTCATTTAGAAAGAGTATTTCATCTTTCTTCAGGCGTGACAGTAATGTGAGTGCTAATAGTGATGTAGATGGTGATAGTGAAAGCAAAAGCACAAAAAGCATTGAAAAcatgaagaagaaacatcCCCCAGAACTTAAATCGTGGACTAAATGGAGAGGCAAACATTTTCATCGTAAAGATGGTATAGTAACAGAACCAGAACCAGAGCTTGAGCGCGATCGTGAAATTAACGAAtgggaaaaagaaacttcCCTTGATACCACTGATATTGGTAAGATTGACGTTACAGGCAATGATGCAGATACTTATATGACTGATTATGAATTAAATGTAAAGAAGCATGAGGTAAATTATGCGAAATTAACTAGGATTGATATAAAGGACTTATATCCAGATGTGATCTCACTTGGACAAGATGCAGACGAAGAAGATGCATAtcaggatgatgatgatgatagtgATGTTAGTTCCATAGAAGCACAGTCCAAGAAGTTGAAAGTCaagtttgttgaaaaattaataatCCCTGATAAAAATCGCAATacaaattccaaaaagttATTTCCTGATATGACATATCAACCAATGCTAACTGAACAGATTACTATGCAACCATCGGATGAAGTAAGGGATATTGAAGCACCTCCGGATATCATTCAAAGAGTTGATAACTCTTATGTCCCCACAGCATGTTTGGAAGCGGCCAATAAAGGGGATTCAAGTACGCTATCAAATGATGAGCCCTACGATTCTATGATATACAACTTTATTTATGAAAGTCCTAACGCTAAGAATAAATCGATTGATCTCTGGCAGGTAGATCACCATTCTGTTacttttggaaaattcaGCGAGATAATACAAATACTAAATGGAGATACTTCAAGGATCAGATTCAGAGATTCTTTGGTTGAGATTCTAGATTATACATTGTCTTTAACTGCTCAAAAGGCAGAActattaaaaaagttgGAAACAACTATCAACTGCTTAGAAGACAAAAATGCTCATGATGCTATATCTAAAAACGCTTTAGAAAGAGAAGTTGCCCAATTACatgaaaatattaacgAGGTTCACCATGAATTAGAATCAAAGAAAGAGGAATTACTCAAATTATCTGAGCAGTTTTCCAACGAGAAACTTAAAGCAGATCTGTACAAAAGAGAACTAGGCGAAGTAACAAACAAATTACACGAAAAGGAACAAGAATTGTCTCTACTGCAAGACGAGTGGTCTGTAGAACGACAACAATTAGTAAAGGATCAAATACAGGCGAATCAAAGTTTTAATGCGTGGCAACAGAAATGTGAGGaagtaaaaaaagaatttaatatGTTGAATGTTAAATGgaaaaatatccaatttGATTATTCAAGAATTGAAGCCGAAAAGAAGGCATtagatgaaaaatttcactCTACTGTGGCATCACTAACAGAAAAGGAGTCCAGTGAAAGACAACTTGTAGATGAAAATCATCGATTAGAAGCTGCTGTTAAAACTAAAGTTGAACAGCTTGAAAGAACTGTTTCTGGTAACAAGCAGTTACAAGCGGACTGtagaagagaaagaaataaattaaaCGATCTCAAAACAGATTATGCTAGTTTAAAGGAATATGTCAATCTTATCGAATGTTTCAAGAACCAATCGCTACATTTCGTATTGCAATTCATTGTCAATTTTAGGCAGGTCATTGACAACAAGGATTTCGCTGACGTTCAGCACCTCGTGGATAGGTTTAGTAAAACCAAGATGTGGACTCCAAAGTTCAGtaaatcaaataatgaaaatagtgctgaagaagaactactgaaaaatattgaaaaccaACAGCTTATTGCCAACATGTATCAAGAAACATTGAAAGGAATTTTATACATGGTGACAAATAAGTTCATTGAAGGTCAAAGAGCAAATAAGTTTTTAACACAACAACTAATTATTCTAAGAAAGGAACTTAGTGAAAAAGATGACTTTATCAAGAGGATTTTAGCTGATACCAACGAATTGACGAGCAAGTTGGATCAAAAGCGTGAACAAGTTCTGCTACTAGAGGAAACTCAAAAGCAAATTCAAACTAAGATTCATAGATTGGAAAGGAAATTAGGAAAAAACAGTAAATAG
- the MSH2 gene encoding mismatch repair ATPase MSH2 (similar to Ashbya gossypii AFR603C) has translation MSSSRPELKFTDVSEERGFYRRFANLPPKPSQTLRIVDKGEYYTAVGQDAIYVAENIYHTSSVLKDMIADASVSKQIKEPLKYVTMSPQIISGLLKTCLLEQGFRIEIYDKSWKLLKTASPGNIEEVDDLMNVSLDSSVVLASIKLRLNSQEGHCVLGVSFLDSNSHKVGLLDIVDNEVYSNLESFIIQVGVKECLLPDMRNNDSTKGELKKITGVIDRCGSVVTFVKISEFNSKNTESDLAKLCGDDLVTSLPKFSELSLSATGALLNYMQLTKDVSNEGKYELIEHSLSQFMKLDASAIKALNIFANGSTAKPGLMNTSTSGGKITSIFQLLNKCKTNAGVRLLNEWLKQPLCDLAEIEKRHDLVDYLIDQLELRSLLRDDYLPLVPDMRRLTKKLSKNGTLEDVLKVYQFSHRIPEINSVLKENLDDLPESSRIKKLVMDIWYHPLEESVHPLFKFQEMIETTVDLETYEENNEFMIKAEFNEELTQTKSQLVRLKDDMKTIHLDAADDLGFDPDKKLKLENHHVHGWCMRLTRNDAKALRQHRKYLELSTVKAGIYFSTKELKQISEEIATLQEEYDRQQSTLVKEIVNITITYAPVLEKLSIILATLDVLCSFAHVASYAPIPYVRPKMYPMDSDQRKTKLIESRHPLVEVQDDVTFIANNVILERQESEFLIITGPNMGGKSTYIRQVGVITLMSQIGCFVPCDSAEIAVSDAILCRVGAGDSQVKGVSTFMVEMLETASILKNATENSLIIIDELGRGTSTYDGFGLAWSISEYIIKEIKCFALFATHFHELTSLADDCPTVKNMNVIAHIEDGTHISDDITLLYKVEQGISDQSFGIHVAEVVQFPDKILKMAKRKATELDELKTDSEEIKKLKCSPEQIAQGTEVVKQVLQDWVLELRSENLDKRLDNEDVQRDCIRRLQQLVTSSKQLNSTNADFKKWLTELLL, from the coding sequence ATGTCTTCATCAAGGCCTGAATTGAAATTTACTGATGTCTCAGAGGAAAGAGGTTTTTACCGTCGATTTGCTAATTTGCCTCCTAAGCCATCGCAAACACTAAGAATAGTTGATAAGGGGGAATATTATACGGCTGTGGGCCAGGATGCTATATATGTTGCTGAGAACATATATCATACTAGTTCTGTTTTAAAAGATATGATAGCGGATGCTTCTGTCAGTAAGCAAATCAAAGAGCCTTTAAAATATGTAACCATGTCACCTCAAATTATTTCAGGGCTGCTGAAGACATGTTTGTTGGAGCAGGGTTTCAGGATAGAAATATATGACAAGAGTTGgaaacttttgaaaaccGCGTCCCCAggaaatattgaagaagtcGATGATCTTATGAATGTATCATTGGATTCTTCGGTAGTTCTGGCCAGTATAAAGCTAAGGTTGAATTCACAGGAAGGGCATTGTGTGTTAGGGGTTTCATTTTTGGACAGTAATTCTCACAAAGTGGGGTTACTTGATATTGTAGATAACGAAGTGTATTCTAATTTGGAGAGTTTTATAATTCAAGTGGGTGTAAAGGAGTGTCTATTACCTGATATGAGGAATAACGATTCCACAAAGGGcgaattaaagaaaattacCGGTGTTATAGATCGTTGTGGATCTGTCGTAACTTTTGTTAAAATTTCGGAGTTCAATAGCAAGAATACGGAATCTGATTTGGCCAAGCTTTGTGGAGATGATTTGGTAACGTCTTTACCCAAGTTTTCAGAGTTGTCACTTAGTGCAACTGGCGCCTTGTTGAACTACATGCAGTTGACGAAGGATGTTTCTAATGAAGGAAAGTACGAATTGATAGAACACTCATTATCACAATTTATGAAGCTCGATGCCTCGGCAATTAAAGCcttgaatatatttgcAAACGGCTCCACTGCAAAACCGGGTTTAATGAATACCTCTACAAGTGGGGGGAAAATTACAagtatttttcaattactGAACAAATGTAAGACTAATGCTGGTGTTAGACTCTTAAATGAATGGTTAAAGCAGCCTCTTTGCGACTTAGctgaaatagaaaaaaGGCATGACTTGGTTGACTATTTGATTGATCAATTGGAATTAAGATCCTTGTTACGTGATGATTATTTGCCGTTAGTACCCGATATGCGCCGTCTGACCAAAAAGCTAAGTAAAAACGGAACTTTGGAAGACGTTTTGAAAGTATACCAGTTTTCTCACAGGATCCCAGAAATTAATAGCGTgttgaaagaaaatttaGATGACTTGCCGGAATCTTCTcgtattaaaaaattagtTATGGATATCTGGTACCATCCTCTCGAAGAATCTGTTCATCCACTGTTCAAATTTCAGGAAATGATCGAAACAACAGTGGACTTGGAGACCTATGAGGAAAACAATGAATTCATGATTAAAGCAGAATTCAACGAAGAGTTAACTCAAACCAAGTCTCAGTTAGTCAGGTTGAAAGATGATATGAAAACCATACATTTGGATGCGGCAGATGATCTAGGTTTTGATCCtgataaaaaattaaagcTTGAAAACCATCATGTGCATGGCTGGTGTATGCGGTTGACTCGTAATGATGCAAAGGCATTACGCCAACACAGGAAATACTTGGAACTTTCAACTGTGAAAGCAGGTATATATTTTAGCACCAAGGAGTTGAAGCAAATTTCAGAAGAAATTGCAACTttacaagaagaatatgatcGCCAACAGTCAACTTTAGTAAAAGAAATAGTCAACATCACTATAACTTATGCCCCagttttggaaaagttatcaataatattggCAACCTTAGATGTCCTGTGTTCCTTTGCTCACGTTGCCTCATATGCCCCGATTCCATATGTAAGACCTAAAATGTATCCTATGGATTCTGACCAAAGGAAGACTAAGCTAATTGAATCGCGCCATCCATTAGTTGAAGTTCAGGATGATGTAACTTTCATCGCCAATAATGTTATTTTGGAGCGGCAGGAGAGTGAATTTTTGATTATTACGGGACCAAATATGGGGGGGAAGTCAACCTACATAAGACAAGTTGGAGTCATCACATTAATGTCACAAATAGGTTGTTTTGTTCCTTGCGATAGCGCTGAGATAGCTGTATCTGATGCAATTTTATGTCGTGTTGGAGCGGGTGATTCTCAAGTTAAGGGAGTTTCTACTTTTATGGTGGAAATGTTAGAAACTGCAtcgatattaaaaaatgcCACTGAAAACTCTCTGATAATTATCGATGAATTAGGACGCGGTACAAGTACCTACGATGGATTTGGGCTTGCGTGGTCTATTTcagaatatattatcaaggAAATAAAATGTTTTGCGTTATTTGCAACCCATTTCCATGAATTAACGTCATTGGCAGACGACTGTCCAACCgtgaaaaatatgaatGTCATTGCCCATATAGAGGACGGTACCCATATATCCGATGATATTACACTGTTGTACAAGGTTGAGCAAGGTATATCAGATCAGTCGTTTGGTATTCATGTCGCTGAAGTAGTTCAATTCCCTGACAAAATCTTGAAAATGGCTAAACGTAAAGCAACTGAATTGGACGAATTAAAGACGGATagtgaagaaattaaaaaactGAAATGTTCTCCTGAACAAATTGCCCAAGGCACTGAGGTTGTAAAACAGGTTCTTCAGGATTGGGTTTTAGAATTGCGGTCTGAAAACCTTGATAAACGTTTGGACAATGAAGATGTACAACGAGATTGCATTAGAAGGTTGCAGCAGCT